In Aliiglaciecola sp. LCG003, a genomic segment contains:
- a CDS encoding Na(+)-translocating NADH-quinone reductase subunit A produces MIKIKKGLDLPIEGAPNQTIQDGPSVTRVAVLGEEYVGMRPTMFVQVDDVVKKGQPLFEDKKNPGVIFTAPAAGKVVEINRGAKRVLQSVVIEIDGDEQEQFAKYDATQLSSIARDKVEENLIKSGLWVAFKTRPYSKVPAIGSEPRSIFVNAMDTNPLAADPQVIIAPRTTDFENGLSVLNALTSGTVFVCKAPGAAIPTGSASVHVEEFDGPHPAGLAGTHIHYLNSVGAGKTVWTIGYQDVMAIGALFTTGQLNNERVVAIAGPAAKNPRLVKTLLGANTDQLTQNELNGEDVRIISGSVLMGTHAHGVHGFLGRYHTQISLLNEGREKKFLGWLAPGSNMHSVTRAYIAHLTPKKLFNMTTSTNGSDRSMVPIGNYERIMPLDILPTLLLRDLISGDTDSAQTLGCLELDEEDLALCTYVCPGKYNYGPILRECLTTIEKEG; encoded by the coding sequence ATGATAAAAATCAAAAAAGGGTTAGACCTTCCTATCGAAGGAGCTCCTAACCAAACAATCCAAGATGGTCCTAGCGTTACGCGCGTGGCTGTGTTGGGGGAAGAGTATGTTGGTATGCGTCCCACCATGTTTGTTCAGGTGGATGACGTTGTGAAGAAAGGTCAGCCTCTTTTTGAAGACAAAAAGAATCCTGGCGTAATATTTACTGCACCAGCAGCGGGTAAAGTCGTTGAGATCAATCGGGGCGCAAAACGTGTTTTGCAATCTGTTGTGATTGAAATAGACGGTGATGAACAAGAACAATTCGCTAAATACGATGCTACTCAACTGAGTTCGATAGCGCGGGATAAAGTTGAAGAGAACTTGATCAAGTCTGGCTTATGGGTTGCGTTTAAAACTCGTCCTTACAGTAAAGTGCCAGCCATTGGTTCTGAACCTAGGTCGATTTTTGTCAATGCCATGGATACCAATCCATTGGCGGCTGATCCACAAGTTATCATCGCCCCACGAACTACTGATTTTGAGAACGGGTTGTCAGTGCTTAATGCATTAACCTCTGGTACCGTTTTTGTATGTAAAGCGCCTGGCGCAGCTATACCTACTGGTAGCGCTAGTGTTCATGTGGAAGAATTCGATGGCCCCCATCCAGCTGGCTTAGCCGGTACTCACATTCACTATTTGAATTCAGTGGGCGCAGGAAAAACAGTTTGGACCATTGGCTACCAAGATGTCATGGCGATTGGCGCATTGTTCACCACAGGTCAACTAAATAACGAACGTGTGGTAGCCATTGCAGGTCCTGCAGCTAAAAACCCACGCTTAGTTAAAACCTTGTTAGGGGCAAATACAGACCAATTGACTCAAAATGAACTGAATGGTGAAGATGTTCGGATCATTTCTGGCTCCGTACTCATGGGTACTCATGCCCATGGCGTACACGGTTTCCTTGGCCGTTACCACACTCAAATCAGTTTGTTGAATGAAGGCCGAGAGAAGAAATTCTTGGGCTGGTTAGCACCTGGTAGCAACATGCACTCGGTGACTAGAGCATATATTGCTCACCTAACACCGAAAAAATTATTCAATATGACCACATCAACAAACGGTTCTGATCGTTCTATGGTGCCGATTGGTAATTACGAGCGTATTATGCCGCTGGATATTTTGCCTACCTTGTTACTTCGTGATCTTATCTCAGGTGATACTGACAGCGCTCAGACCCTTGGTTGCTTAGAGTTGGATGAAGAAGATTTGGCATTGTGTACGTATGTGTGCCCAGGTAAATACAATTATGGGCCGATTCTGCGTGAGTGCCTCACCACTATCGAAAAAGAGGGTTAA